The Geotrypetes seraphini chromosome 8, aGeoSer1.1, whole genome shotgun sequence genome includes a region encoding these proteins:
- the LOC117364480 gene encoding histone H1.01-like, producing the protein MAETAPAASAAAPPPAPGAAKKKTKKPAAAAKARKASGPSVSELIVKAVSASRERNGISLAAMKKALTAFGYDVEKNNSRVKLAVKSLVSKGSLLQTKGSGASGSFKLNKQQPESKKKSPPKSKKAAVKKAKKPAAAGVKKSPKRAKKPSAAATKKAAKSPKKSKAVKAKKAVKSPAKAKPVKAKVKKSPAKAAKPKAAKAAKGATKKK; encoded by the coding sequence ATGGCCGAAACCGCTCCAGCAGCATCCGCCGCTGCGCCGCCTCCTGCTCCTGGCGCGGCTAAGAAAAAGACGAAGAAGCCGGCGGCAGCGGCGAAAGCGCGCAAGGCATCGGGCCCCAGCGTTTCTGAGCTGATCGTGAAGGCGGTGTCAGCTTCAAGGGAGCGCAACGGCATCTCCCTGGCTGCAATGAAAAAGGCTCTGACAGCTTTTGGCTACGATGTAGAGAAGAACAACAGCCGCGTGAAGCTAGCCGTCAAGAGTCTGGTGAGTAAGGGGAGCCTGCTGCAGACTAAGGGCAGCGGAGCTTCGGGCTCTTTCAAACTGAACAAGCAGCAGCCGGAGAGCAAGAAGAAGAGCCCTCCCAAAAGCAAGAAAGCGGCAGTGAAGAAAGCGAAAAAGCCGGCGGCGGCTGGAGTGAAAAAGAGTCCGAAGAGGGCCAAGAAGCCGTCGGCAGCCGCTACCAAGAAAGCAGCCAAGAGCCCCAAGAAGTCGAAAGCGGTGAAAGCCAAGAAAGCGGTGAAGAGCCCGGCGAAAGCCAAACCGGTGAAAGCCAAGGTGAAGAAGAGCCCGGCAAAGGCTGCCAAGCCCAAGGCAGCAAAAGCCGCCAAGGGGGCGACTAAGAAAAAGTGA